GCGGAAAACCTCTTGATCGCCGGCAACGCAAGCGGGATGCCGGGCGAAATCGTCGTGAGACCGGCCCGCGAGAAATCCTCGATCGAAGTGGCGCTGGGCACTGGACAATCCAGCGACAGGGAATTGTGCGATGCCATTGCGTTGCGGCAATCGACCCGCTCGGAGTACGATTCTCAACCGCTCTCGCTGGAAGAGCTTCGGCTGCTCGAAGACGCGGCCGCTATGCCCGGTGTGCACACCATCTTCATTACCGACCGGACGAGGCTGGATGGGCTGCTCGCATATGTAATCGAGGCGAACAGCCTGCAATGCGACGACCCGGCTTTCGTCGAAGAGTTGAGGGACTGGATTCGGTTCAATCCCGAAGTTGCTCTGGATACGCGCGACGGGCTGTTTACCGCCTGCTCAGGCAACCCGACCTTCCCGACCTGGATGGGTCGTTTCATGTTCGACCGGTTCTTTTCAAAAGAGGCCGAAAATGAAAAGTATGCCAGCCACCTCAACACCTCCGCCGGGGCGGTGATTTTCGTCGCCGATGTGGAGGCACAGGAAGGCTGGATCGCAGTCGGCAGGAGCTTCCAGCGGTTCGCGCTTCAGGCCACGGCTCTCGGCATTTGCCATGCGCATCTCAACATGCCGATCGAAGTCGCAGCCGTCCGCCCGCAATTCGCGAATTGGCTGGGGATCGAGGGCAAGCGGCCCGATCTCGTCATTCGGTTCGGAAAGGCTTCGCCGATGCCGACGTCTTTACGCAGGCCCGCCGAAGCCGTCATGTTCGCCTGACGCGGCTTGGCTGTCAGCCGAAGCCCATCAGGGCCATCACTTCCTTGCGGCTGCGATGGTCTTCGAGGAAGCATCCCAGCATGCGGCTGGTTGTCATCTCGACGCCATGCGTCTTGACCCCGCGACCGGTCATACAGCCGTGCTGCGCCTCGATCACGACAGCGACGCCCTGCGGCTCGAGATGGTCCCAGATGCATTGTGCCACCTCTGCGGTGAGACGCTCCTGGATTTGAAGCCGCCGCGCAAAGCCGTGCAGCACGCGCGCGAGCTTCGAAATCCCGACGACCTTCTTGTCCGGCAGGTAAGCGACATGCGCCTTGCCGGTGATCGGGGCCATGTGGTGTTCGCAGTGCGACTGGAACGGGATGTCCTTGAGCAACACGATCTCGTCGTAGCCGCCGACTTCCTCGAACACACGGCTGAGGTGGATCGCGGGATCCTCCTGATAGCCTTCGCAATATTCGAGCCACGCGCGGCCCACGCGCTTGGGTGTATCGATCAGCCCTTCGCGTTCCGGATCGTCTCCGGCCCAGCGCAACAGAGTGCGGATGGCCTCCTGGACCTCCTCGGGAACATCGGGCTTGTTCAAGGGATTCTCGGGATCGAATTCGTCGTGATCATGGACATGCATGTAGTTCATAGCTTGCAGGCTTCCTTTGGCAACCGGCGGCCCGGCGCGTGGCCTTGCCCGATGTAATAATGATCCCGGAGGTAATACCGATCAGAACGCCAAGGGTTCCGCCACTTGCAAAGGTCGCAAGTGCCGGAACCGGCAGGCGTTTCGATCCGTGTGCTATTCCTTGGCGTCCTCAGCCGCTTCCGGCGTCACTTCCGCCTCGTCCTTCTCGACGGCTTTTCGCTCTTCGAAGACCTTCACCATTTCCTTGTCGCGCGCGCCATCGATTTTCTCGGCGAAATCGGGAAAGTGATCGTCCTCTTCCTCGGTGATATGGTGGCGATAGCGCTCGTCGAGCTGCTTGAATTTCTGCAGCCAGCCGGGCGAACTCATGTCGGTGGCAGCCAGGTCGTTGAGCATCTCGTCGATTTCATGATGTTCCGCGACCGAATGCCGCGTTTCTTCGGTGACTTCCGGTTCGGCGAGCATTTCCGAGTACACGGCCTGCTCTTCGGCTGCGGCGTGGCTTTTCAGCTCCTTGGTCAGCTGAATGAACAATTCGCGGCGACGTTCACTGTCGCCGGTGGTTTGCGCGATGTCATCGAGCAACTTGCGCTGTCGGTCGTGGTCGTTGCGAAGATGTTCGAGCACTTGGGGTTGGTCGGTCATGATTGCTCCTTTGATGGGTTTGGTGAATCAATGGAGAAGACGCGGCTCGGTTCCGGACTGTTGCGCTGCGCACGACAGTTCCCCACATGAAAGCGATGTACGGTTTCTCCCGCAGCCCGTCGCCGGACGAGTTCGACCGCGTCGCGCGTGCCGTGCTGTCGCGGCTGCCGCAGGAATTCCGCGACAAGCTGGGCGATGTCGTGCTCAAGATCGCGGAGTTCGCGACCGCCGAACAGCTTGCATCCGTCGGGATCGATAGCCGCTGGAACCTTTCGGGCCTCTACGAAGGAACGCCGCTGACCGAACAATCGGTATGGCAGGCATCGGAGATGCCGCCCGTCATCAGTCTGTTTCGCCAGCCGTTGCTGCTGGAAATGCGCGACACCGGCGTCGGGTTCGAGGAGCTGGTTCGGCATGTGGTGATCCACGAGGCCGGGCATCACTTCGGATTCTCCGACGACGACATGCACTGGCTGGAAGACAGCGTCGAAGACTAGGGCCTGCGGCAGGATTGCCCGCGCCGGGTCTCCTGAATCCCTTTCCTGTCCTTGACCCTACCAAAAAAGGGACCGCCCAGCGGGCAGTCCCTTTCTTGGCGCGCCAGGAAGGATTCGAACCTCCGACCGCCTGATTCGTAGTCAGGTACTCTATCCAGCTGAGCTACTGGCGCGCGAGAGACGCGGCACATAAGGTGGCACGCACGGCTTGGCAACCTCTGATTTGGAGCCTTCCGGTGAGGATCATCGGCGCGCGAACACCCGTTTCGCCAGCGCGCGATCGAGCGGCGGAGTCGCGAGTCCTGCAATCTCCGCCGGAGTAAACCAGCCGATTCCTTCGCCTTCCAGCGCCCGCGGTTCGCCACTCCAGCGCGTGACGGTGTAAAGCAGGATGACAATCGACCGACCGCCGGTTTCGCGCGATTCCTCTGCAAAGGCGATCGGTTCGCACGCGTCGGGATCGATCGCGATGTCCAGCTCTTCGCGCAGCTCTCTTTGCAAGGCTTCCGCTGGAGTTTCAGCAACTTCCACCTTGCCCCCGGGAAATTCCCATAGGCCGCCGTGATGCTTTTCCAAAGGTCTCTGGTGCATCAACCAGCGACCATCCCGCCCCCGCAACGCCCCTGCAACGACCCATGTTACGCCCGTAGTCATGTCGGATTTTTTTCCAAGAAGGAGCCGCCAATCAACCCTTTCTTAAACTTCTGCGGCGATTTGTAACTCATCAGGAGCGTAAGAAACGGGTGTTCCCATGATTTTGACGAAATTCCTAAAGCACATTGGAAACGACAAGTCGGGTGCCACTGCTGTTGAATACGGCCTGATTGCTGCGCTGATCGTGATCGCTGCCGTTGGCAGCTTCCAGGCCGTCGGCAACCAGAACTCGACGGGCTGGGGCGCTGTGCAGCAAGCTGTCGAAGATGCGATGAGTTAAGGTTTTTGAAAGGCTCCCAATTAGGAATTCTTCAAGAGCAGGCCGTTACATCATCGAATGTCTGATCGTTTTACGACGGGCACGGGTACCGAAGACTGAACCAGGAGACTACACATGAAGTTCATCAACAAGATGCTCCGCGACGAGCAGGGCGCCACCGCCATCGAATACGGCCTCATCGCCGCTCTGATCGCAGTTGCTGCGATCACCGCGATGCAGGGTCTCGGCAACCAGCTGAGCGACACTTTCTCGGAAGTTTCGACCGAAATGGCTGGCTAAGTCGAAAGACAAAGCTGAAACGGAAAGCGGCGGGGTTTCCCCGCCGCTTTTTGTTTGTGCGCAGCAAACGCCGACGGACCCGTCAGCGAGTCCGTACCACCAGCTTGACCTTGCTCCCGGCGATCAGGCCTTCGTTGGCGCCAAGACCGTTGAGCACCCGGAAGCGTTGTTCCTGCGCATCGCTATACGCCATCCGTCGCGCCAGCCCGCTGACCGTGTCGCCGCGCTGAACGGTGACGATATCGAGTTGGCGCGGGATCACTGAACCGGCTTCCGACTGGCTGATCCGCCGCATCGACTGGAACATCGACGTGAACGTCGCCGATCGACCTGCCGGGGTGATCGCAGCGAAGTGATAGGCGCGATCGTTCGCGAATTCGTAGGCGAACACCACCACATCGACCTGGCTGCCGCCGTTGTTGACCCTCGCCGTGCCATACGCGGCCCGCAGGCCGTTGACGGTCGTGCGCTGGATGCTCGCCGGCGCCAGATTGCTGTTCTGGCCGCCCAGTGCGGTGAATTGCTGCCGGACATAGCTGTCGAGATCGCCGGCATAGGGCGCGAGCGTCAGCTGCGCCTTGCCGCTCTGGCCGTTGATGCTGACCGCACGGGTGCCGTTGACCATGTAGAACCCCTGAGGCGCGGTGAAGGCCAGGCGCAGCTGGGGGTGGATGAACTGACTGCCTTCGATCACCCCCTGTTCGGGGTCATCGCCATACAGCAATCCGTCGATCCGGGTCAGAAAGGTATCGCGCTGGGTGACACCTCCGCCCAGCCCCTGCGTCTTGGCCAGCGCGGTCTGCACGCGGCTGGCCGGGTCGGGGTGGGTCGATGCCCATTCGGGCACCGTCGCGTTGTTGCGCCCCTGCAACTGCGCGTCGAGCGCATTTTGCGCCGCGAGGCTGGCCAGCACGGTGCTCATCGCGCGCGGATCGTAGCCGGCCCGGGTCAGATAGGTGATCCCGAGATCGTCGGCCTCGAGCTCCTGCTTGCGCGAGAAGCGCAGGGTCAGCAGCTGCGAGCCCTGCAGGAAACCGCGAGACAGCGTGTCGCCGATCCCGCTGTCGCCAAGCAGGATGCCCGACAGAATCGCGCCGCCGATCCCCAGCAACTGGTTGCGCTGCGCCGCCTGCTGGCGCCGCTGCGAATGGCGCGCGGCGACATGGCCGACCTCGTGACCCAGCACCGCCGCCAGTTCCGCCTCGTTGTTCATCAGCGAGACGAGCTGCCGGGTCGAATAGATATAGCCGCCCGGGATCGCGAACGCGTTGTTCACCGAGCTGTTGAGCAAGCTTACCGTGAAGCTTTCGCGGGCGTTGCCGAGGCCGGAATGGACTGCGATATTCTTTCCTACCTGCTCGACATAAGCCGCCTGCGTCCCTGTCATCGCCCCGCCGAATTCCGCAAGAAACTGCGGGTGGTACTCGGCACCCTGCTTTGCTTCGTTATCGGTGATCGGTGTCGATGCCGAAGGGATCGGCCCGCCGGCCATGCATCCGGCAAGCGAAATTGCGAGCGCCGATAGGGCCACGGTGCGGTACGATGTTTTCTTGATTTTCATGTGCCTGCTCCTCCTCGATCCGCATAAGCCCGGATCCTGTTCTGCGGCGAATGCCTGCCAAAAGAATGAGTGGCAGCGACAGTCGTTCCGCGACGAAGCGAGCGGCTCAACCGCCCAGTTGCAGGAAACGCTCCTCGCGACTTCGTATCAGGGTCTCGCTCGGCTGATCGACGAGCGCGTCGAGTTCCTCGCCCAGCGCTTGTCCGAGCGCCTGCGCCGCCGCCGCGATATCGCGATGCGCCCCGCCGACGGGTTCCTTGACGATCCGGTCGATCACGCCGAGCCGCAGGAGGTGTTGCGCGGTGACCTTCATCGCCTGCGCCGCTTCGGGTGCCTTCTCGGATGTCCGCCACAGGATCGACGCGCAACCTTCCGGCGAAATCACCGAATAGACCGCGTGTTCGAGCATCAGCACGCGTTCCGCACTGGCGAGCGCGACCGCGCCGCCCGATCCTCCCTCGCCGACGATTGCCGAAACCATCGGCACCGGTAGCGCGAGACAGGCCTCGGTCGATCGCGCAATCGCTTCCGCCTGGCCGCGCTCCTCGGCCTCGATCCCCGGAAACGCGCCCGACGTGTCGACCAGCGTCACCACCGGCAACCCGAATCGTCCGGCAAGATCCATCAGCCGGATCGCCTTGCGATAGCCTTCGGGCTTGCCCATCCCGAAATTGTGTTTCAGCCGGGACTGGGTGTCGTTGCCCTTTTCGTGCCCGAGCAGCATTATCTTGCGACCGTTCAGCTTCGCGAAGCCGCCCATGATTGCGAGGTCGTCCCCGAAATAGCGGTCGCCACCCAGCGGCGTGAAATCCTCGAAGGCGTGCTCAACGTAGTCGCGGAAATGCGGGCGCGCAGGATGCCGCGCTACTTGCGTTTTCTGCCACGGGGTAAGCGAGGAATATGTGCTTGCCAGCAATTCGGCGCTTTTGGTCTCGAGCCGGGCGATCTCGCTCGCGACGTCGACCTCGCCGCCCTCCTCGACATTGCGCAGGTCCTTGATGCGCTCTTCGAGCTGCGCCACGGGTTTCTCGAACTCGAGATAGGAAATCATTCGCCCGCGCTAGTCCGATGCGCGCCGCCGGGCAAGAGGATGCTTGGCATTGACCAGCGCAACCAGCCGGGCGGCATCGACATGGGTGTAGATCTGCGTGGTCGCGATGTCGGCATGGCCCAGCAGCGTTTGCAGCACCCGCAGATCGGCCCCGCCTTCGAGCAGATGCGTGGCAAAGGCGTGGCGCAGGACATGCGGGCTGATCCCCGCCGGATCGAGCCCGGCGCGCACCGCAAGTTCCTTGAGCAGCTGGAACAGGCGCACCCGGCTGAGGTGCTTTCCGCCGCGCGAGGGGAACAGGTAACGCGACGGCGGATCGGTGGGACGAAGCGCCAGCCACCGCCCCAGCGCGTCGCGCGCGCGTTCGCTCACCGGCACCATGCGCGCCTGCCCGCCCTTCCCCGTTACCGTCAGCAGCGGCGCGTCGCGCGGCACCGCGCCGAGCGGCAGGGCCACGAGTTCGCTGGCGCGCAATCCGGAACCGTACAGCAGTTCGAGCAAGGCAAGTTGCCGGATCGCCACCGGTTTTCCGCCCGCAGCTTCGGTCTCGGCCCGTTCGAACAGAGTATCGACCTGCGCGTGGCTCAACACCTTGGGCAACGGGCGGCGCGTGCGCGGCTTGGGCAGCGCACCCGACGGGTCGTCGTTGCGCCAGCCTTCGTCGAGCGCGAAGCCGAAGAATTGCCTCATGGCCGAAGCCTTGCGCGCGACGGTCGAGGGCGCAAGCGCGGACCATTCCCCCGCCAGTCTGGCCACCTGCGCGCGCGACACCCCGGCAAGGTCTCCGAGCAGTTCTTCCGCTCCTGCAAGATCGCGGCGGTAGGCGGCAAGGGTGTTGGCAGCCGCCCCCGCTCGGCGGCGAGCATGTCGAGAAAGGCCTCGGTCGCGGCGGACATTATCCCCGCGCGACGGCCTCGGCCGCGATCATGCGCGCTTCCGCATCAAGTCCCACCCGGCGCAGCGCCGAGGTGATGTGATAGAGATGCAACGGCGTCATCTGCGACCAGTCCGAACCCTGCATGCCAAGCCCGGCGAGCAGCGCGACCAGCGCAGGATTGCCGACATCGGCCGCGCGCGAGATCGCGCGGCTCCAGCGCGTTTGCCGCGAAATGTCGATATCCAGACGATCGGCAAAGCCCGCCGCTTCGCCTTGGCTAAGCCGCCCCAGCCCGGCAAGCCCGGCCACAAGGAACGCCGATTTGCGGGATTCATCGCTGTCGTCGTTGCCGATGAAGCCATCGACTCCGTCCTCGCTGGCGTAACCGGCATTGCTGCCGCCTGCAGCGATGAGCGCCCAGGCGAGGCTGCCGACTTCGACAGCATTGCCCCAGCTGGCCGCATCACGATCGAGCCCGGCCGACAGCATCGAGACGATCAGGTGGTCCGCATAGCGCGCGAAGTCGGCGCCCGGCGTGATGCGCGC
The Erythrobacter sp. JK5 DNA segment above includes these coding regions:
- a CDS encoding twin-arginine translocation signal domain-containing protein, translated to MAWSRRQFLAASGAATTLATVGGCTGRGMATYDAVSSALRAELPTEPRLQDLIRFATLAPNSHNTQPWKFRPGHRAVEILPDLARACPATDPDDHHVFVTLGCAAENLLIAGNASGMPGEIVVRPAREKSSIEVALGTGQSSDRELCDAIALRQSTRSEYDSQPLSLEELRLLEDAAAMPGVHTIFITDRTRLDGLLAYVIEANSLQCDDPAFVEELRDWIRFNPEVALDTRDGLFTACSGNPTFPTWMGRFMFDRFFSKEAENEKYASHLNTSAGAVIFVADVEAQEGWIAVGRSFQRFALQATALGICHAHLNMPIEVAAVRPQFANWLGIEGKRPDLVIRFGKASPMPTSLRRPAEAVMFA
- the folE gene encoding GTP cyclohydrolase I FolE translates to MHVHDHDEFDPENPLNKPDVPEEVQEAIRTLLRWAGDDPEREGLIDTPKRVGRAWLEYCEGYQEDPAIHLSRVFEEVGGYDEIVLLKDIPFQSHCEHHMAPITGKAHVAYLPDKKVVGISKLARVLHGFARRLQIQERLTAEVAQCIWDHLEPQGVAVVIEAQHGCMTGRGVKTHGVEMTTSRMLGCFLEDHRSRKEVMALMGFG
- a CDS encoding hemerythrin domain-containing protein; its protein translation is MTDQPQVLEHLRNDHDRQRKLLDDIAQTTGDSERRRELFIQLTKELKSHAAAEEQAVYSEMLAEPEVTEETRHSVAEHHEIDEMLNDLAATDMSSPGWLQKFKQLDERYRHHITEEEDDHFPDFAEKIDGARDKEMVKVFEERKAVEKDEAEVTPEAAEDAKE
- a CDS encoding metallopeptidase family protein; amino-acid sequence: MKAMYGFSRSPSPDEFDRVARAVLSRLPQEFRDKLGDVVLKIAEFATAEQLASVGIDSRWNLSGLYEGTPLTEQSVWQASEMPPVISLFRQPLLLEMRDTGVGFEELVRHVVIHEAGHHFGFSDDDMHWLEDSVED
- a CDS encoding (deoxy)nucleoside triphosphate pyrophosphohydrolase, with translation MTTGVTWVVAGALRGRDGRWLMHQRPLEKHHGGLWEFPGGKVEVAETPAEALQRELREELDIAIDPDACEPIAFAEESRETGGRSIVILLYTVTRWSGEPRALEGEGIGWFTPAEIAGLATPPLDRALAKRVFARR
- a CDS encoding Flp family type IVb pilin — encoded protein: MILTKFLKHIGNDKSGATAVEYGLIAALIVIAAVGSFQAVGNQNSTGWGAVQQAVEDAMS
- a CDS encoding Flp family type IVb pilin, which codes for MKFINKMLRDEQGATAIEYGLIAALIAVAAITAMQGLGNQLSDTFSEVSTEMAG
- a CDS encoding M48 family metalloprotease, which produces MKIKKTSYRTVALSALAISLAGCMAGGPIPSASTPITDNEAKQGAEYHPQFLAEFGGAMTGTQAAYVEQVGKNIAVHSGLGNARESFTVSLLNSSVNNAFAIPGGYIYSTRQLVSLMNNEAELAAVLGHEVGHVAARHSQRRQQAAQRNQLLGIGGAILSGILLGDSGIGDTLSRGFLQGSQLLTLRFSRKQELEADDLGITYLTRAGYDPRAMSTVLASLAAQNALDAQLQGRNNATVPEWASTHPDPASRVQTALAKTQGLGGGVTQRDTFLTRIDGLLYGDDPEQGVIEGSQFIHPQLRLAFTAPQGFYMVNGTRAVSINGQSGKAQLTLAPYAGDLDSYVRQQFTALGGQNSNLAPASIQRTTVNGLRAAYGTARVNNGGSQVDVVVFAYEFANDRAYHFAAITPAGRSATFTSMFQSMRRISQSEAGSVIPRQLDIVTVQRGDTVSGLARRMAYSDAQEQRFRVLNGLGANEGLIAGSKVKLVVRTR
- a CDS encoding acetyl-CoA carboxylase carboxyltransferase subunit alpha — translated: MISYLEFEKPVAQLEERIKDLRNVEEGGEVDVASEIARLETKSAELLASTYSSLTPWQKTQVARHPARPHFRDYVEHAFEDFTPLGGDRYFGDDLAIMGGFAKLNGRKIMLLGHEKGNDTQSRLKHNFGMGKPEGYRKAIRLMDLAGRFGLPVVTLVDTSGAFPGIEAEERGQAEAIARSTEACLALPVPMVSAIVGEGGSGGAVALASAERVLMLEHAVYSVISPEGCASILWRTSEKAPEAAQAMKVTAQHLLRLGVIDRIVKEPVGGAHRDIAAAAQALGQALGEELDALVDQPSETLIRSREERFLQLGG